ATAACTGAATCAGTAAATGTTTCCCAACCTTGCTTTTGATGACTTCCAGCTTCATGAGCTCTAACCGTTAATGTAGCATTTAACAATAATACACCTTGCTTTGCCCAAGATATTAAATTACCATTTTTTGGATACGGCATATTTATATCAGACTGCAATTCTTTAAAAATATTGATTAAGGATGGTGGATGAGATATACCATCATTTACCGAAAAACATAAGCCATTAGCTTGATTTGGTCCGTGATATGGGTCTTGACCTATAACTACAACTTTTAAATCATCAAACTTACAATGATTAAACGCATTGAAAATTTCTGAACCTTTTGGGTAACACGTATTTTTAGAATATTCATGTTTAACAAAATCGGTAAGGCTTTGAAAATATAGTTTTTCAAATTCTTCTGACAGATGCTTTTTCCAGCTGGAATCTATAGATACGTTCACTGAACAAAGTTAACAAATAAGTGAAAATTATATTTATGCTACTCAATCTAATTTTTTCTAAATCATCAATCTCTATTATCATTCCTCTTACCAATCTAAAATCAATAACTTTATTTCTCTGT
This DNA window, taken from Winogradskyella sp. PC-19, encodes the following:
- a CDS encoding uracil-DNA glycosylase — encoded protein: MNVSIDSSWKKHLSEEFEKLYFQSLTDFVKHEYSKNTCYPKGSEIFNAFNHCKFDDLKVVVIGQDPYHGPNQANGLCFSVNDGISHPPSLINIFKELQSDINMPYPKNGNLISWAKQGVLLLNATLTVRAHEAGSHQKQGWETFTDSVIKTISEYKNDIVFLLWGGFAKKKVKLIDQKKHHILNSGHPSPLSANRGYWFDNKHFSKTNTFLKSNGKAEIDWIIS